The Miscanthus floridulus cultivar M001 chromosome 17, ASM1932011v1, whole genome shotgun sequence genome has a window encoding:
- the LOC136515217 gene encoding leucine-rich repeat extensin-like protein 3, with translation MAATKTVASPAAATAAEVVVLLALVMLIRPPTALAARHLPVTTSHWSLINLVRPPPPVLRPPVISHPAPPPPPHSAVDDEFSVLRKVPRGPGHSPNDPSPPPPRSAATASKLSLVPATEQAARHLPVTTSHINLLPPSGHGRPVISHPPPPPSAAADDEFSVLRKVPRGPGHSPNDPSPPPPPPLLLVTEQEAAAASEHPASWCFPPIHRDPIDAPEPAAAGKQE, from the coding sequence ATGGCGGCGACCAAGACTGTCGCGTCGCCGGCGGCCGCAACGGCAGCGGAGGTGGTGGTGCTCCTTGCACTGGTGATGCTGATCAGGCCGCCCACGGCGCTGGCGGCGCGCCATTTGCCGGTGACGACGAGCCACTGGAGCTTGATAAACTTGGTTCGGCCGCCCCCGCCCGTCCTCCGCCCCCCAGTGATCAGCCACCCCGCTCCGCCTCCTCCGCCACATAGCGCCGTGGACGACGAGTTCTCGGTGCTGAGGAAGGTTCCCAGGGGACCTGGCCACAGCCCCAACgacccgtctccgccgccgccgcgatcGGCGGCGACTGCTTCGAAGCTCTCGCTCGTGCCGGCCACGGAGCAGGCGGCGCGCCATTTGCCGGTGACGACGAGCCACATAAACCTGCTTCCGCCGTCTGGGCACGGCCGCCCAGTGATCAGCCACCCTCCTCCGCCACCGAGCGCCGCCGCGGACGACGAGTTCTCGGTGCTGAGGAAGGTTCCCAGGGGACCGGGCCACAGCCCCAACGACCCgtctccgccgccaccgccaccgctgctGCTGGTCACGGAGCAGGAGGCGGCGGCTGCGTCGGAGCATCCGGCATCGTGGTGTTTCCCGCCGATCCACAGAGACCCGATCGACGCGCCGGAGCCAGCAGCGGCAGGCAAACAGGAGTAA